The following proteins come from a genomic window of Carassius carassius chromosome 10, fCarCar2.1, whole genome shotgun sequence:
- the LOC132151986 gene encoding histone-lysine N-methyltransferase SETD5-like isoform X1: MSIVITLGVTTPETPYTDMAAGSDPESVEASPAVNEKNYSSRSCGNTQSHGYGGLPYAMQQSSVVCCQDHNYGAPPPPTPPASPLSQTVFSHMERNGTLGRSRPCFSLNDPDNSADSESSSEEDEVVEGSNPPSWCQCRPMQDGFLIKCERCRGLEKNQGMDGQRRKAENVSVGESSATESGDEDMSASAVSYTATQHTPTSITLTVKRVKPSKVKKRKKSIEKTRTTPKAKKVKAYREGSRKSMRMKNSASEASVLDENTAEGWETRIRQWTDQYEEALSNQYSADVQNLLKHYCANGNLSPKPSTVAMDTINRTELACNNTVLGSQMQLQLGRVTRVQKHRKILRAARNLDPETLIIEYRGKVMLRQQFEVNGHFFKKPYPFVLFYSKFNEVEMCVDARTFGNDARFIRRSCTPNAEVRHMIAEGMIHLCIYAVAQISKDSEVTIGFDYEFSCCNYKVDCACHKGNQDCPVQRHNLRPVQLLSPQSSNFALPGAETRRRRARRREMEGDRLITSVSDESNHLLEDANETQGVSDTEDALMDRVKLENGEEELDENGALTPNRRSREERKAEAIMHMFENLERRKKRGQGTAQATPEETKLDAGEAEEPSLTAGNNVPNTGTGGGVSTRRTSFAAVETTDIDSEKPPATPSPAPKAQTSRSSKPRPNSRISRYRSSSAQRARRQRQALSQQAAEGVVVGGEEGSAGAGLREQGQGEGAPNCGSLQDGELCGATSSGMGNKTNIRYPKTKKYLVTEWLNDKVPERVEESVERPLRITTDPTVLATTLNMLPGLSHSPLICTTPKHYVRFGSPFNPERRRRPFMIDPAYGSCKKRWMKQALDESMVSGLLEDGTESNSSHKSTTSSSQPFKPELAGPIKKRKLKCSSETAASPSELLLRPLSPITPPLPSELPTTPLHSLMTPCSLYLGGEVEKLNATMFSYSPLTSRTTSRCNTPLQFENISSPEASPVHRSESLTPEPCLRPDFTSRVTAFPDFPTSRGSPAPVSDDFSLAAPDSLNGSGGGTPRSSAAVSSLCDSSLVSHASEAQTREQAFRTEFNLIYTCSPLNANLATGPISDRHFPQSEGGLSTADSDLSTMCTQGLLMEAGSGSLSMYLDTQFGGGYSESSTSPQPSNPPQKKKRVMVSAGSQLAGLPGYQALAVRGQFKPGQNMVSLLEYRERKKGPRDPTTQRPTANLSSICPQTESPGQPRTHFQPSVSQSNSFSPECQAFPHIEEVSPPGIRSGNHTQTTVLGGPESNHWMVSTSVERLREGQGALERVLRGNLNIELALKRADVGINDQISSHDKSSDAVEMDMFDLQSSSLTSPLKSPSLHPHQQMLPLLPESHQHLESPAYDQQSSSSPFCPSVSPSPPRCSSGGPGYYSSKLPTHIPLTQESPSSSTVSISSVDSSLCAPHPHSSSGGGMDTSSLKAKLLDSTLSAALSIPARGHLKMDNAAVPHTQGAHGSRLAQSSRVHSQRTDKPSQANSRHHTASGAQHYPQRNLQGSGVWTQSGTF; the protein is encoded by the exons ATGCAACAGTCTTCTGTTGTGTGTTGTCAGGATCATAACTATGGAGCTCCACCCCCTCCCACCCCTCCTGCCTCCCCACTCTCCCAGACCGTTTTCTCCCATATGGAACGCAATGGCACACTGGGACGATCGCGACCCTGTTTCTCCCTCAATGATCCAGACAACTCTGCTGACAGTGAGAGCTCTTCGGAGGAGGACGAGGTGGTGGAAGGCTCAAATCCACCTTCTTGGTGTCAGTGCCGTCCAATGCAAGATGGCTTCCTCATTAAGTGTGAGAGATGCAG GGGTCTGGAGAAGAACCAAGGGATGGATGGGCAGCGCAGAAAAGCAGAGAATGTTTCAG TTGGTGAGAGCAGTGCTACAGAGAGTGGAGATGAGGACATGTCAGCCTCTGCTGTGTCGTACACGGCCACTCAACACACACCCACTAGCATCACTCTCACTGTCAAAAGAGTTAAACCCAGCAAAGTTAAGAAGAGAAAGAAGAGCATAGAGAAAACACGCACTACTCCTAAAGCCAAGAAAGTTAAG GCTTACAGAGAGGGTTCCAGAAAATCCATGAGAATGAAG AACTCTGCGTCTGAGGCTAGTGTTCTGGATGAGAATACAGCAGAAGGATGGGAGACACGAATTCGCCAGTGGACGGACCAGTACGAGGAAGCTCTGTCTAACCAGTACAGTGCTGATGTGCAGAACCTCCTCAAACACTACTGTGCTAACGGCAACTTGTCCCCCAAGCCATCTACTGTCGCAATGGACACCATTAATAGAACAGAACTAGCCTGCAACAACACTGTGTTGGGCTCGCAAATGCAG TTACAGCTGGGTCGTGTAACACGTGTGCAGAAACATAGGAAGATTCTCAGAGCTGCACGGAATTTGGACCCTGAAACACTCATCATTGAGTATAGAGGCAAAGTCATGCTCAGACAGCAGTTTGAAGTCAACGGACATTTTTTCAAAAA GCCATATCCATTTGTCCTGTTTTACTCCAAGTTCAATGAAGTGGAGATGTGTGTGGATGCCCGAACATTTGGCAATGATGCACGGTTTATCAGAAGATCATGCACACCCAATGCTGAG GTGCGGCACATGATAGCAGAGGGGATGATTCACCTGTGTATCTATGCTGTTGCTCAAATCTCAAAAGATTCGGAAGTCACGATTGGCTTTGACTATGAGTTTAGCTGCTG TAATTATAAAGTGGATTGTGCATGTCATAAGGGCAATCAGGACTGTCCTGTACAGAGACACAATCTCCGCCCCGTTCAACTGCTATCCCCTCAGTCTTCAAACTTTGCCCTGCCTGGAGCAGAAACACGGAGGAGAAGAGCCAGACGCAGAGAGATGGAAGGGGACAGGCTCATAACCAGTGTTTCTGATGAGAGCAACCACCTGCTGGAAGATGCAAACGAGACACAGGGAGTCAGTGATACAGAG GATGCTCTTATGGACAGAGTGAAGTTGGAGAATGGAGAAGAGGAGTTAGATGAGAATGGAGCTCTTACACCAAACAGACGT TCTCGTGAAGAACGAAAGGCAGAGGCCATAATGCACATGTTTGAGAACCTTGAGAGGAGAAAGAAACGTGGTCAGGGTACAGCGCAGGCTACACCTGAAGAAACCAAACTGGATGCAGGGGAGGCAGAAGAGCCCTCACTTACAGCAGGAAACAATGTACCAAATACAGGAACAGGTGGAGGAGTCAGTACAAGGCGCACCTCCTTTGCTGCTGTG gAAACAACAGATATTGACTCTGAAAAGCCCCCTGCTACACCCAGTCCTGCCCCTAAAGCACAAACCTCCCGCAGTTCCAAACCTCGTCCTAACAGCCGAATCTCAAGGTACCGCTCCAGTTCAGCCCAGCGTGCTCGGAGACAGCGGCAGGCTCTTTCTCAGCAAGCAGCCGAGGGAGTTGTGGTGGGCGGTGAAGAAGGCAGTGCAGGGGCAGGCCTCAGGGAGCAGGGCCAGGGAGAGGGAGCTCCAAACTGTGGGAGTCTCCAGGATGGAGAACTTTGTGGTGCCACCTCTTCAGGGATGGGTAATAAGACAAATATCAGATACCCAAAAACTAAAAAG tacCTGGTAACAGAGTGGTTAAATGACAAGGTTCCAGAGCGGGTGGAGGAGTCTGTGGAACGCCCCTTACGCATCACCACTGACCCTACAGTTCTGGCCACCACCCTCAACATGCTGCCAGGACTATCTCATTCACCTCTCATCTGTACTACCCCCAAACACTATGTTCGTTTTGGTTCACCCTTTAACCCTGAAAGACGCCGGCGACCTTTTATGATTGACCCTGCATATGGTTCTTGCAAGAAG AGGTGGATGAAACAAGCGCTGGATGAAAGCATGGTATCTGGTCTGTTGGAGGATGGAACAGAATCCAATTCTTCCCACAAGAGTACCACCAGCAGCTCTCAACCGTTTAAACCTG AGCTGGCAGGACCAATTAAGAAGAGGAAATTGAAGTGTTCATCAGAAACAGCAGCTTCACCTTCTGAGCTCTTGTTACGACCATTGTCCCCCATCACCCCACCTCTGCCCTCTGAACTTCCCACAACGCCTCTTCATTCGCTTATGACTCCCTGCTCGCTTTATTTAGGTGGGGAAGTAGAGAAGCTGAATGCTACCATGTTTTCATACTCTCCTCTCACATCCCGGACCACCAGCCGCTGCAATACACCTCTACAGTTTGAG aacatctCTTCTCCTGAGGCCTCTCCTGTGCACAGATCAGAATCTCTGACTCCAGAA ccCTGTTTGCGACCTGATTTCACTTCACGGGTCACTGCCTTCCCTGACTTTCCCACAAGCCGGGGAAGCCCTGCTCCGGTGTCAGATGACTTCTCACTTGCTGCTCCAGACTCTCTGAATGGATCTGGTGGTGGGACTCCCCGCAGCTCAGCTGCTGTGTCCAGTCTATGTGACTCTTCCTTGGTTTCACATGCCAGTGAGGCACAGACCAGAGAACAGGCCTTTAGGACAGAATTTAACCTCATTTACACATGCTCTCCCCTCAATGCCAATCTAGCCACAGGTCCTATTAGTGACAGACACTTCCCACAATCAGAGGGCGGTTTGTCCACGGCTGACTCCGACTTAAGCACAATGTGCACCCAGGGGCTTCTGATGGAGGCGGGGTCTGGCTCTCTCTCAATGTATCTAGACACACAGTTTGGAGGTGGATATTCAGAGAGCAGCACATCCCCCCAACCTAGCAATCCACCACAGAAGAAGAAG AGGGTCATGGTGAGTGCTGGTAGTCAGCTGGCTGGCTTGCCTGGGTACCAGGCATTAGCTGTAAGGGGCCAGTTCAAGCCAGGGCAGAACATG GTGTCTCTGCTGGAGTAcagggaaagaaagaaagggcCACGTGACCCAACGACCCAGCGACCCACAGCAAACCTCAGCTCCATTTGCCCTCAGACAGAGTCTCCAGGACAGCCGCGCACTCATTTTCAGCCTTCAGTCTCTCAGAGCAATTCATTTTCTCCAGAATGCCAAGCTTTTCCACACATAGAGGAGGTCAGTCCTCCTGGCATCAGGTCTGGAAACCACACACAGACCACAGTGCTGGGCGGACCAGAGTCCAACCACTG GATGGTCTCTACATCAGTTGAGCGGTTGAGGGAGGGACAGGGTGCTCTGGAGCGTGTTCTGAGGGGTAATCTCAACATAGAGCTTGCCCTTAAAAGAGCAGATGTGGGAATTAATGACCAAATCAGCAGTCATGACAAGAGCTctg ATGCTGTTGAGATGGACATGTTCGATCTTCAAAGCTCATCTCTGACTTCTCCCTTAAAGAGTCCTTCTCTTCACCCACATCAG CAGATGCTGCCTCTCCTGCCAGAATCCCATCAGCATTTGGAAAGCCCAGCCTACGACCAGCAGAGCTCCTCTTCTCCATTCTGTCCGTCTGTAAGCCCCTCCCCTCCTCGCTGCAGCTCTGGGGGCCCAGGTTACTATTCTTCAAAGCTGCCCACACACATCCCACTTACTCAAGAAAGCCCGTCCTCTTCTACAGTATCAATTTCCTCAGTGGACTCATCATTGTGTGCGCCACATCCTCACAGCAGCAGTGGAGGTGGAATGGACACCTCAAGCCTTAAAGCTAAACTGTTGGACAGCACCCTGTCTGCTGCTCTCTCTATACCCGCCAGAGGCCACCTTAAAATGGACAACGCAGCAGTACCACACACACAAGGAGCTCATGGCTCCAGATTGGCCCAGTCATCCAGAGTGCACAGCCAGAGAACAGACAAACCCAGTCAGGCTAACTCGAGACATCACACGGCTTCTGGGGCACAGCACTATCCACAACGAAATCTACAGGGTTCAGGGGTATGGACACAGTCAGGGACCTTTTAG
- the LOC132151986 gene encoding histone-lysine N-methyltransferase SETD5-like isoform X2 — MSIVITLGVTTPETPYTDMAAGSDPESVEASPAVNEKNYSSRSCGNTQSHGYGGLPYAMQQSSVVCCQDHNYGAPPPPTPPASPLSQTVFSHMERNGTLGRSRPCFSLNDPDNSADSESSSEEDEVVEGSNPPSWCQCRPMQDGFLIKCERCRGLEKNQGMDGQRRKAENVSVGESSATESGDEDMSASAVSYTATQHTPTSITLTVKRVKPSKVKKRKKSIEKTRTTPKAKKVKAYREGSRKSMRMKNSASEASVLDENTAEGWETRIRQWTDQYEEALSNQYSADVQNLLKHYCANGNLSPKPSTVAMDTINRTELACNNTVLGSQMQLQLGRVTRVQKHRKILRAARNLDPETLIIEYRGKVMLRQQFEVNGHFFKKPYPFVLFYSKFNEVEMCVDARTFGNDARFIRRSCTPNAEVRHMIAEGMIHLCIYAVAQISKDSEVTIGFDYEFSCCNYKVDCACHKGNQDCPVQRHNLRPVQLLSPQSSNFALPGAETRRRRARRREMEGDRLITSVSDESNHLLEDANETQGVSDTEDALMDRVKLENGEEELDENGALTPNRRSREERKAEAIMHMFENLERRKKRGQGTAQATPEETKLDAGEAEEPSLTAGNNVPNTGTGGGVSTRRTSFAAVETTDIDSEKPPATPSPAPKAQTSRSSKPRPNSRISRYRSSSAQRARRQRQALSQQAAEGVVVGGEEGSAGAGLREQGQGEGAPNCGSLQDGELCGATSSGMGNKTNIRYPKTKKYLVTEWLNDKVPERVEESVERPLRITTDPTVLATTLNMLPGLSHSPLICTTPKHYVRFGSPFNPERRRRPFMIDPAYGSCKKRWMKQALDESMVSGLLEDGTESNSSHKSTTSSSQPFKPELAGPIKKRKLKCSSETAASPSELLLRPLSPITPPLPSELPTTPLHSLMTPCSLYLGGEVEKLNATMFSYSPLTSRTTSRCNTPLQFENISSPEASPVHRSESLTPEPCLRPDFTSRVTAFPDFPTSRGSPAPVSDDFSLAAPDSLNGSGGGTPRSSAAVSSLCDSSLVSHASEAQTREQAFRTEFNLIYTCSPLNANLATGPISDRHFPQSEGGLSTADSDLSTMCTQGLLMEAGSGSLSMYLDTQFGGGYSESSTSPQPSNPPQKKKRVMVSAGSQLAGLPGYQALAVRGQFKPGQNMVSLLEYRERKKGPRDPTTQRPTANLSSICPQTESPGQPRTHFQPSVSQSNSFSPECQAFPHIEEVSPPGIRSGNHTQTTVLGGPESNHWMVSTSVERLREGQGALERVLRGNLNIELALKRADVGINDQISSHDKSSDAVEMDMFDLQSSSLTSPLKSPSLHPHQMLPLLPESHQHLESPAYDQQSSSSPFCPSVSPSPPRCSSGGPGYYSSKLPTHIPLTQESPSSSTVSISSVDSSLCAPHPHSSSGGGMDTSSLKAKLLDSTLSAALSIPARGHLKMDNAAVPHTQGAHGSRLAQSSRVHSQRTDKPSQANSRHHTASGAQHYPQRNLQGSGVWTQSGTF, encoded by the exons ATGCAACAGTCTTCTGTTGTGTGTTGTCAGGATCATAACTATGGAGCTCCACCCCCTCCCACCCCTCCTGCCTCCCCACTCTCCCAGACCGTTTTCTCCCATATGGAACGCAATGGCACACTGGGACGATCGCGACCCTGTTTCTCCCTCAATGATCCAGACAACTCTGCTGACAGTGAGAGCTCTTCGGAGGAGGACGAGGTGGTGGAAGGCTCAAATCCACCTTCTTGGTGTCAGTGCCGTCCAATGCAAGATGGCTTCCTCATTAAGTGTGAGAGATGCAG GGGTCTGGAGAAGAACCAAGGGATGGATGGGCAGCGCAGAAAAGCAGAGAATGTTTCAG TTGGTGAGAGCAGTGCTACAGAGAGTGGAGATGAGGACATGTCAGCCTCTGCTGTGTCGTACACGGCCACTCAACACACACCCACTAGCATCACTCTCACTGTCAAAAGAGTTAAACCCAGCAAAGTTAAGAAGAGAAAGAAGAGCATAGAGAAAACACGCACTACTCCTAAAGCCAAGAAAGTTAAG GCTTACAGAGAGGGTTCCAGAAAATCCATGAGAATGAAG AACTCTGCGTCTGAGGCTAGTGTTCTGGATGAGAATACAGCAGAAGGATGGGAGACACGAATTCGCCAGTGGACGGACCAGTACGAGGAAGCTCTGTCTAACCAGTACAGTGCTGATGTGCAGAACCTCCTCAAACACTACTGTGCTAACGGCAACTTGTCCCCCAAGCCATCTACTGTCGCAATGGACACCATTAATAGAACAGAACTAGCCTGCAACAACACTGTGTTGGGCTCGCAAATGCAG TTACAGCTGGGTCGTGTAACACGTGTGCAGAAACATAGGAAGATTCTCAGAGCTGCACGGAATTTGGACCCTGAAACACTCATCATTGAGTATAGAGGCAAAGTCATGCTCAGACAGCAGTTTGAAGTCAACGGACATTTTTTCAAAAA GCCATATCCATTTGTCCTGTTTTACTCCAAGTTCAATGAAGTGGAGATGTGTGTGGATGCCCGAACATTTGGCAATGATGCACGGTTTATCAGAAGATCATGCACACCCAATGCTGAG GTGCGGCACATGATAGCAGAGGGGATGATTCACCTGTGTATCTATGCTGTTGCTCAAATCTCAAAAGATTCGGAAGTCACGATTGGCTTTGACTATGAGTTTAGCTGCTG TAATTATAAAGTGGATTGTGCATGTCATAAGGGCAATCAGGACTGTCCTGTACAGAGACACAATCTCCGCCCCGTTCAACTGCTATCCCCTCAGTCTTCAAACTTTGCCCTGCCTGGAGCAGAAACACGGAGGAGAAGAGCCAGACGCAGAGAGATGGAAGGGGACAGGCTCATAACCAGTGTTTCTGATGAGAGCAACCACCTGCTGGAAGATGCAAACGAGACACAGGGAGTCAGTGATACAGAG GATGCTCTTATGGACAGAGTGAAGTTGGAGAATGGAGAAGAGGAGTTAGATGAGAATGGAGCTCTTACACCAAACAGACGT TCTCGTGAAGAACGAAAGGCAGAGGCCATAATGCACATGTTTGAGAACCTTGAGAGGAGAAAGAAACGTGGTCAGGGTACAGCGCAGGCTACACCTGAAGAAACCAAACTGGATGCAGGGGAGGCAGAAGAGCCCTCACTTACAGCAGGAAACAATGTACCAAATACAGGAACAGGTGGAGGAGTCAGTACAAGGCGCACCTCCTTTGCTGCTGTG gAAACAACAGATATTGACTCTGAAAAGCCCCCTGCTACACCCAGTCCTGCCCCTAAAGCACAAACCTCCCGCAGTTCCAAACCTCGTCCTAACAGCCGAATCTCAAGGTACCGCTCCAGTTCAGCCCAGCGTGCTCGGAGACAGCGGCAGGCTCTTTCTCAGCAAGCAGCCGAGGGAGTTGTGGTGGGCGGTGAAGAAGGCAGTGCAGGGGCAGGCCTCAGGGAGCAGGGCCAGGGAGAGGGAGCTCCAAACTGTGGGAGTCTCCAGGATGGAGAACTTTGTGGTGCCACCTCTTCAGGGATGGGTAATAAGACAAATATCAGATACCCAAAAACTAAAAAG tacCTGGTAACAGAGTGGTTAAATGACAAGGTTCCAGAGCGGGTGGAGGAGTCTGTGGAACGCCCCTTACGCATCACCACTGACCCTACAGTTCTGGCCACCACCCTCAACATGCTGCCAGGACTATCTCATTCACCTCTCATCTGTACTACCCCCAAACACTATGTTCGTTTTGGTTCACCCTTTAACCCTGAAAGACGCCGGCGACCTTTTATGATTGACCCTGCATATGGTTCTTGCAAGAAG AGGTGGATGAAACAAGCGCTGGATGAAAGCATGGTATCTGGTCTGTTGGAGGATGGAACAGAATCCAATTCTTCCCACAAGAGTACCACCAGCAGCTCTCAACCGTTTAAACCTG AGCTGGCAGGACCAATTAAGAAGAGGAAATTGAAGTGTTCATCAGAAACAGCAGCTTCACCTTCTGAGCTCTTGTTACGACCATTGTCCCCCATCACCCCACCTCTGCCCTCTGAACTTCCCACAACGCCTCTTCATTCGCTTATGACTCCCTGCTCGCTTTATTTAGGTGGGGAAGTAGAGAAGCTGAATGCTACCATGTTTTCATACTCTCCTCTCACATCCCGGACCACCAGCCGCTGCAATACACCTCTACAGTTTGAG aacatctCTTCTCCTGAGGCCTCTCCTGTGCACAGATCAGAATCTCTGACTCCAGAA ccCTGTTTGCGACCTGATTTCACTTCACGGGTCACTGCCTTCCCTGACTTTCCCACAAGCCGGGGAAGCCCTGCTCCGGTGTCAGATGACTTCTCACTTGCTGCTCCAGACTCTCTGAATGGATCTGGTGGTGGGACTCCCCGCAGCTCAGCTGCTGTGTCCAGTCTATGTGACTCTTCCTTGGTTTCACATGCCAGTGAGGCACAGACCAGAGAACAGGCCTTTAGGACAGAATTTAACCTCATTTACACATGCTCTCCCCTCAATGCCAATCTAGCCACAGGTCCTATTAGTGACAGACACTTCCCACAATCAGAGGGCGGTTTGTCCACGGCTGACTCCGACTTAAGCACAATGTGCACCCAGGGGCTTCTGATGGAGGCGGGGTCTGGCTCTCTCTCAATGTATCTAGACACACAGTTTGGAGGTGGATATTCAGAGAGCAGCACATCCCCCCAACCTAGCAATCCACCACAGAAGAAGAAG AGGGTCATGGTGAGTGCTGGTAGTCAGCTGGCTGGCTTGCCTGGGTACCAGGCATTAGCTGTAAGGGGCCAGTTCAAGCCAGGGCAGAACATG GTGTCTCTGCTGGAGTAcagggaaagaaagaaagggcCACGTGACCCAACGACCCAGCGACCCACAGCAAACCTCAGCTCCATTTGCCCTCAGACAGAGTCTCCAGGACAGCCGCGCACTCATTTTCAGCCTTCAGTCTCTCAGAGCAATTCATTTTCTCCAGAATGCCAAGCTTTTCCACACATAGAGGAGGTCAGTCCTCCTGGCATCAGGTCTGGAAACCACACACAGACCACAGTGCTGGGCGGACCAGAGTCCAACCACTG GATGGTCTCTACATCAGTTGAGCGGTTGAGGGAGGGACAGGGTGCTCTGGAGCGTGTTCTGAGGGGTAATCTCAACATAGAGCTTGCCCTTAAAAGAGCAGATGTGGGAATTAATGACCAAATCAGCAGTCATGACAAGAGCTctg ATGCTGTTGAGATGGACATGTTCGATCTTCAAAGCTCATCTCTGACTTCTCCCTTAAAGAGTCCTTCTCTTCACCCACATCAG ATGCTGCCTCTCCTGCCAGAATCCCATCAGCATTTGGAAAGCCCAGCCTACGACCAGCAGAGCTCCTCTTCTCCATTCTGTCCGTCTGTAAGCCCCTCCCCTCCTCGCTGCAGCTCTGGGGGCCCAGGTTACTATTCTTCAAAGCTGCCCACACACATCCCACTTACTCAAGAAAGCCCGTCCTCTTCTACAGTATCAATTTCCTCAGTGGACTCATCATTGTGTGCGCCACATCCTCACAGCAGCAGTGGAGGTGGAATGGACACCTCAAGCCTTAAAGCTAAACTGTTGGACAGCACCCTGTCTGCTGCTCTCTCTATACCCGCCAGAGGCCACCTTAAAATGGACAACGCAGCAGTACCACACACACAAGGAGCTCATGGCTCCAGATTGGCCCAGTCATCCAGAGTGCACAGCCAGAGAACAGACAAACCCAGTCAGGCTAACTCGAGACATCACACGGCTTCTGGGGCACAGCACTATCCACAACGAAATCTACAGGGTTCAGGGGTATGGACACAGTCAGGGACCTTTTAG